The Streptomyces europaeiscabiei genome window below encodes:
- a CDS encoding tetratricopeptide repeat protein, translated as MGSGARPRQGPDDGRATLCPHRRFTGAPCGGTVLPTGHCAVCGRAENGPRLPALPEDPREFGPAELLALPERVPRPAQERLIHPEAPLRVRMSCSSPECGITFAPPYTVGRVPVEGYCPACGEPYSYRPELAEGDVLRDQYRIMGPIAHGGQGWVYLAEDTHLGDVVAVKGMLNRYEQDGARLADVERRNLVAIRHPRIVQIRDFVARRDGTGQVTGGYIVMDDVGDGTLEKVVKETRRGESVLDIEHVAAYGCQILEAFVHLHAGGERAFVYGDMKPSNVVHHGDGVKVIDLGGMREQGQSQPPAHVTPDYMAPETAFSPMPTTAHDLHTVGVTLRELAGWAVDEVPGLGTASFRGVLDRATRGDPGLRFADAREMAGQLRGALREIRALRGKSDPPEPSDYFWPSPQLLGARLGTVPGIEHWLDRPRRDRYDPPLAPALDLGAPTPTEIARRLPVPRRYPGDPQTTRFEVSSGYDPGRLLDQEDGKPPSVEIRLHNVRVLLGRNTRDDLERAQEELDTADSLPGPSAVRRWRLEWHRALVALRRADLDDDPRQVAEAQGHFTKVRLELPGEYAPKLALAYCGERLGDSAAGPTAKELYEAVFARNPAHGGAALGLARLALRAGDRRTALDVLGGVRPGTLDHTVARIASLRIRAARLPRDTAPLPEPTEVDTALAELRGLVRREPGAGGPSLSEDEALRLSTELHEWQLDALYSRDDRPGPREGGGGGRLDARGLRRLSAQERQLRERIESHYRQLAARHGGSAAAHEHLVDLMQAVRPQTVV; from the coding sequence ATGGGGTCCGGTGCCCGGCCGAGGCAGGGGCCGGACGACGGGAGGGCGACGCTCTGCCCGCACCGGCGCTTCACCGGCGCCCCCTGCGGCGGCACCGTGCTGCCCACCGGCCACTGCGCCGTGTGCGGCCGTGCGGAGAACGGCCCCCGGCTGCCCGCACTGCCCGAGGACCCCCGCGAGTTCGGTCCCGCCGAGCTGCTCGCGCTGCCCGAGCGGGTGCCGCGCCCCGCGCAGGAACGCCTCATCCACCCCGAGGCGCCGCTGCGCGTCCGCATGAGCTGCTCGTCCCCCGAGTGCGGCATCACCTTCGCACCGCCCTACACCGTGGGCCGGGTGCCGGTCGAGGGGTACTGCCCGGCCTGCGGCGAGCCCTACTCGTACCGGCCCGAACTCGCCGAGGGCGACGTGCTGCGCGACCAGTACCGGATCATGGGGCCCATCGCGCACGGCGGCCAGGGCTGGGTCTATCTCGCGGAGGACACCCATCTCGGTGACGTGGTCGCCGTCAAGGGCATGCTCAACCGCTACGAGCAGGACGGGGCCCGGCTCGCCGACGTCGAGCGTCGCAACCTCGTTGCCATCCGCCACCCCCGCATCGTCCAGATCCGTGACTTCGTCGCCCGGCGCGACGGCACCGGGCAGGTCACCGGCGGCTACATCGTCATGGACGACGTCGGCGACGGCACCCTCGAAAAGGTCGTCAAGGAGACCCGGCGCGGCGAGTCCGTCCTCGACATCGAACACGTCGCCGCGTACGGCTGCCAGATCCTCGAAGCCTTCGTCCATCTGCACGCGGGCGGCGAACGGGCCTTCGTGTACGGGGACATGAAGCCGTCGAACGTCGTGCACCACGGGGACGGCGTCAAGGTCATCGACCTCGGCGGGATGCGCGAACAGGGCCAGAGCCAGCCGCCCGCCCATGTCACCCCCGACTACATGGCACCCGAGACGGCGTTCTCGCCCATGCCCACCACCGCCCACGACCTGCACACCGTCGGCGTCACCCTGCGGGAACTCGCCGGCTGGGCCGTCGACGAGGTGCCCGGCCTCGGCACCGCCTCCTTCCGGGGGGTCCTCGACCGCGCCACCCGAGGCGACCCAGGCCTGCGCTTCGCCGACGCCCGGGAGATGGCGGGCCAACTGCGGGGCGCCCTGCGGGAGATCCGCGCCCTGCGCGGCAAGAGCGACCCGCCCGAACCCTCCGACTACTTCTGGCCGTCCCCGCAGCTGCTCGGCGCCCGGCTCGGCACGGTGCCGGGCATCGAACACTGGCTGGACCGCCCCCGCCGCGACCGCTACGACCCGCCCCTGGCCCCCGCCCTCGACCTCGGCGCCCCCACCCCCACCGAGATCGCCCGCCGGCTGCCGGTGCCCCGGCGCTACCCGGGCGACCCGCAGACCACACGGTTCGAGGTGAGCAGCGGCTACGACCCGGGCCGGCTCCTCGACCAGGAGGACGGCAAGCCGCCCTCGGTGGAGATCCGGCTGCACAACGTACGGGTCCTGCTGGGCCGGAACACACGGGACGACCTGGAGCGGGCCCAGGAGGAACTCGACACCGCCGACTCCCTGCCGGGACCGTCCGCCGTGCGCCGGTGGCGGCTGGAGTGGCACCGCGCCCTGGTCGCGCTGCGCCGCGCCGACCTCGACGACGACCCGCGCCAGGTCGCCGAGGCCCAGGGCCACTTCACGAAGGTCCGCCTCGAACTGCCCGGCGAGTACGCGCCCAAGCTGGCCCTCGCCTACTGCGGGGAGCGGCTCGGCGACAGCGCGGCCGGGCCCACCGCCAAGGAGCTGTACGAGGCCGTGTTCGCCCGCAACCCCGCGCACGGCGGCGCCGCCCTGGGCCTCGCCCGGCTCGCCCTCCGCGCGGGCGACCGCCGCACCGCCCTCGACGTCCTCGGCGGGGTCCGCCCCGGAACCCTGGACCACACCGTCGCCCGGATCGCCTCCCTGCGCATCCGCGCGGCCCGGCTGCCCCGGGACACCGCTCCGCTGCCCGAGCCCACCGAGGTCGACACGGCGCTGGCCGAACTGCGGGGCCTCGTACGCCGGGAGCCGGGCGCCGGCGGGCCGAGCCTGTCCGAGGACGAGGCGCTGCGCCTGAGCACCGAGCTGCACGAATGGCAACTGGACGCGCTGTACAGCCGCGACGACCGGCCCGGCCCCCGGGAAGGGGGCGGCGGCGGACGGCTCGACGCTCGCGGCCTGAGACGTCTGAGCGCGCAGGAGCGGCAGCTGCGCGAGCGGATCGAGTCGCACTACCGGCAACTGGCCGCCCGGCACGGCGGCTCGGCCGCCGCCCACGAACACCTCGTGGACCTCATGCAGGCGGTACGGCCACAGACGGTGGTCTGA
- a CDS encoding extracellular solute-binding protein, with protein MTRRFKVLVLLVVLVMVSAGSMVAVWSQRDDEPVTILGPWTDEQGAQFEHVLRGFGIPFEYQGTAAQREVLLSKVQSGEPPDIAIMPGVGELAEYAGQHRLKALDGLFAEEEYGAPWKPVNESSQDAYWVPVKADLKSIVWYRKGDRPAGSPAPSASWCIGMGDDGASGWPGSDWIEDLVLQREGPATYGKWALGDAEVQWTGTAVRSAWEAWAGLLRQDRKAAERALLTDHRGDPAGYGLLFEGLHGCALEHQGSFARSFYRDKGKQAGLMDSAPLLPGGPYRVRAHEVTGDFAALFSDRPQARDLIERLASREGQQKWADSANVFSANRRVRPRDRPVEQEIAKRLTGTGPRCLDASDVMAPAVRDAFYEAVLLTIARAAAGEDLDVPGLLTDVQKVAAAQPDRRPALRTVCST; from the coding sequence GTGACCCGGCGGTTCAAGGTGCTGGTGCTTCTCGTGGTGCTGGTGATGGTCTCGGCCGGCAGCATGGTGGCGGTCTGGTCGCAGCGGGACGACGAGCCGGTGACCATTCTCGGGCCGTGGACCGACGAGCAGGGCGCGCAGTTCGAGCACGTGCTGCGGGGCTTCGGCATCCCCTTCGAGTACCAGGGCACCGCCGCCCAGCGCGAGGTGCTGCTGTCCAAGGTGCAGTCGGGGGAGCCCCCGGACATCGCGATCATGCCCGGCGTCGGCGAACTCGCCGAGTACGCCGGCCAGCACCGCCTCAAGGCGCTCGACGGCCTCTTCGCCGAGGAGGAGTACGGGGCCCCGTGGAAGCCGGTGAACGAGTCCTCGCAAGACGCGTACTGGGTGCCGGTCAAGGCGGACCTGAAGAGCATCGTCTGGTACCGCAAGGGTGACAGGCCGGCCGGCTCACCGGCCCCGTCGGCGAGTTGGTGCATCGGCATGGGGGACGACGGTGCCTCCGGCTGGCCCGGCAGCGACTGGATCGAGGACCTCGTGCTGCAACGGGAGGGCCCGGCCACCTACGGGAAGTGGGCGCTGGGCGACGCGGAGGTGCAGTGGACCGGGACCGCGGTGCGCAGCGCGTGGGAGGCGTGGGCCGGTCTGCTGCGGCAGGACAGGAAGGCGGCCGAGCGCGCCCTGCTCACCGATCACCGCGGCGACCCCGCCGGGTACGGGCTCCTCTTCGAGGGCCTCCACGGGTGTGCCCTGGAGCACCAGGGCTCCTTCGCCCGCTCCTTCTACCGGGACAAGGGGAAGCAGGCGGGCCTCATGGACTCCGCCCCACTGCTGCCCGGAGGCCCCTACCGGGTGCGGGCCCATGAGGTGACCGGTGACTTCGCCGCGCTGTTCAGCGACCGTCCGCAGGCCCGTGACCTGATCGAACGGCTGGCTTCCCGGGAGGGCCAGCAGAAGTGGGCCGACTCCGCGAACGTCTTCTCGGCGAACCGCCGGGTGCGACCACGGGACCGACCCGTCGAGCAGGAGATCGCCAAACGCCTCACCGGCACGGGTCCCCGCTGCCTCGACGCCTCCGACGTCATGGCCCCCGCAGTCCGCGACGCCTTCTACGAGGCCGTCCTGCTGACCATCGCCAGGGCCGCCGCCGGGGAGGACCTCGACGTACCCGGCCTCCTGACGGACGTACAGAAGGTGGCGGCCGCACAGCCCGACCGGCGGCCGGCCCTGCGGACGGTGTGCAGCACGTAG
- a CDS encoding helix-turn-helix domain-containing protein has protein sequence MPAPDRTTIAMAVTDGMLHFELSLAYEVFGADLSHLVTPWYELVLCGPAPVTVDRFRLEPDDGLDRLAHAATVIVPGWADVDEDPPADLVAAVRAAHEAGARIASLCTGAFVLAAAGLLDGRRATTHWAHTDVLAARFPRVEVDPDVLYVDNGSVLTSAGKAAAMDLCLHLVRLDHGSSAANAVARRLVVPPHRSGGQAQFVPAPVPTRSDHPLTDLFPWALERLDHTLTVEDLARRANMSSRTLTRHFRAATGTTPLQWLLTQRIRRAQELLETTPHSIDTIATATGMGTATTLRRHFNRTLGVPPDTYRRTFHATRPDAR, from the coding sequence ATGCCCGCACCGGACAGGACCACCATCGCGATGGCCGTCACCGACGGCATGCTGCACTTCGAACTGTCTCTGGCCTACGAGGTGTTCGGCGCCGACCTGTCGCACCTGGTGACCCCCTGGTACGAGCTGGTCCTGTGCGGCCCGGCCCCGGTCACGGTGGACCGCTTCCGCCTGGAGCCGGACGACGGTCTGGACCGACTCGCCCACGCCGCCACGGTGATCGTCCCCGGCTGGGCCGACGTGGACGAGGACCCGCCCGCCGATCTGGTCGCCGCGGTCCGCGCGGCCCACGAGGCGGGCGCACGCATCGCCTCCCTGTGCACCGGAGCGTTCGTCCTGGCCGCCGCGGGTCTGCTGGACGGCCGCCGGGCGACCACGCACTGGGCGCACACCGACGTCCTCGCCGCCCGCTTCCCACGGGTGGAGGTCGACCCGGACGTCCTCTACGTCGACAACGGCAGCGTCCTCACCTCGGCGGGCAAGGCCGCCGCGATGGACCTCTGTCTGCACCTCGTCCGTCTGGACCACGGCTCGTCGGCGGCCAACGCGGTGGCCCGCCGACTGGTCGTACCCCCACACCGCTCCGGCGGCCAGGCCCAGTTCGTCCCCGCCCCGGTCCCCACCCGAAGCGACCATCCCCTGACCGACCTGTTCCCCTGGGCCCTCGAACGCCTCGACCACACCCTGACCGTCGAGGACCTGGCCCGCCGGGCGAACATGAGCTCCCGCACCCTGACCCGCCACTTCCGCGCCGCCACCGGCACGACCCCCCTCCAGTGGCTCCTCACCCAACGCATCCGCCGCGCCCAGGAACTCCTGGAAACCACCCCGCACAGCATCGACACCATCGCCACCGCCACCGGTATGGGCACCGCCACCACCCTCCGCCGCCACTTCAACCGCACCCTCGGCGTCCCCCCGGACACCTACCGCCGCACCTTCCACGCCACCCGCCCCGACGCCCGCTGA
- a CDS encoding saccharopine dehydrogenase family protein produces the protein MGTGRTVAVFGAYGHTGRFVVAELRARGFVPVPVGRDAEKLRELVADQPGLEGRARVASVDEPASLDRAFAGADAVVNCAGPFAKTAAPVIEAALRAGIPYVDVAAEIEANLDTFAGFGEKARAAGVVVVPAMAFFGGLGDLLVTAALDAGDWTAADEAHVAYGLSGWHPTAGTRVAGAVSRQRRGGRRVRYGNGRLEYRDDAAPATKWDFPEPMGTRAVIGEFSMADIVTVPSHLTVPDVHTYMTVEAARDLAAPDTPAPAAVDEHGRSAQTFLVDVVVRSGGVERRATARGQDIYAVSAPLAVEAVQRVVEGRTKGVGVLSAGAAFEAADFLRALSAHVSVEVGR, from the coding sequence ATGGGGACGGGGCGTACGGTCGCGGTGTTCGGGGCGTATGGGCACACCGGGCGTTTCGTGGTGGCGGAGTTGCGGGCGCGGGGGTTCGTGCCGGTGCCGGTCGGGCGGGACGCGGAGAAGCTGCGGGAACTCGTCGCGGATCAGCCGGGGCTCGAGGGCCGGGCGCGGGTCGCCTCCGTCGACGAACCGGCCTCGCTCGACCGGGCGTTCGCCGGAGCGGATGCCGTGGTCAACTGCGCCGGGCCCTTCGCGAAGACGGCCGCGCCGGTGATCGAGGCGGCGTTGCGCGCCGGGATCCCGTATGTGGACGTGGCGGCCGAGATCGAGGCCAATCTCGACACGTTCGCGGGGTTCGGGGAGAAGGCTCGTGCGGCGGGCGTGGTCGTGGTGCCCGCCATGGCCTTCTTCGGCGGGCTCGGCGATCTGCTCGTCACCGCCGCGCTCGACGCGGGTGACTGGACGGCGGCCGACGAGGCGCACGTCGCGTACGGGCTGAGCGGATGGCACCCCACGGCGGGGACGCGGGTCGCGGGCGCGGTCTCGCGGCAGCGCAGGGGCGGACGGCGGGTGCGGTACGGCAACGGGCGGCTGGAGTACCGGGACGACGCGGCGCCCGCCACGAAGTGGGACTTTCCCGAGCCGATGGGGACCCGGGCCGTGATCGGGGAGTTCAGCATGGCGGACATCGTCACCGTGCCCAGCCATCTGACCGTCCCCGACGTGCACACGTACATGACGGTCGAGGCCGCGCGGGACCTGGCGGCGCCCGACACACCCGCCCCGGCCGCCGTCGACGAGCACGGGCGGTCCGCGCAGACCTTCCTCGTCGACGTCGTCGTGCGCTCCGGGGGCGTGGAACGGCGGGCCACAGCGCGCGGGCAGGACATCTACGCCGTCAGCGCGCCCCTCGCCGTGGAGGCGGTCCAGCGGGTGGTCGAGGGGCGGACGAAGGGGGTCGGGGTCCTCTCCGCCGGGGCCGCGTTCGAGGCGGCGGACTTCCTGCGTGCGCTGTCCGCGCATGTCTCGGTCGAAGTGGGCCGGTAG
- a CDS encoding response regulator transcription factor, with the protein MTAAGRPLVTSPAEADRPRVVIADDQALVRTGFGMILSADGIDVVGEAADGDQAVEAVHRTRPDLVLMDIRMPGTDGLEATRRILGGAVPDPPRVVMLTTFDLDRYVYAALTAGASGFLLKDVTPEHLVAAVHLARTGDALLSPAITRRLIERFVAPAPETPALHRDLAPLTPRELQVLRSLATGLSNTELAAHFRLSEATVKTHVARILAKLHLRDRAQAVVVAYETGLIVPGTAGVVPGTAAGPPAPEG; encoded by the coding sequence ATGACGGCAGCCGGCCGCCCCCTCGTCACGAGCCCCGCAGAGGCCGATCGGCCCCGTGTGGTCATCGCCGACGACCAGGCCCTGGTCCGCACCGGCTTCGGCATGATCCTCTCCGCCGACGGCATCGACGTGGTCGGCGAGGCGGCCGACGGCGACCAGGCCGTCGAAGCGGTCCATCGCACGCGCCCCGACCTCGTCCTGATGGACATCCGTATGCCGGGCACCGACGGCCTGGAGGCCACTCGCCGCATCCTCGGCGGCGCGGTCCCCGACCCGCCGCGCGTCGTCATGCTGACCACCTTCGACCTGGACCGTTACGTCTACGCCGCCCTCACCGCCGGCGCCAGCGGCTTCCTCCTCAAGGACGTCACCCCCGAACACCTGGTGGCCGCCGTCCACCTGGCCCGCACCGGCGACGCCCTCCTCTCCCCCGCCATCACCCGCCGCCTGATCGAACGCTTCGTCGCGCCCGCCCCCGAGACCCCGGCCCTCCATCGCGACCTGGCCCCGCTCACCCCCCGCGAACTGCAGGTCCTCCGGTCTCTCGCCACCGGCCTCAGCAACACCGAACTGGCCGCCCACTTCCGCCTCAGCGAGGCCACCGTCAAGACCCACGTCGCCCGCATCCTCGCCAAACTCCACCTCCGCGACCGCGCGCAGGCCGTGGTGGTGGCGTACGAGACGGGCCTGATCGTGCCGGGAACGGCAGGCGTCGTGCCGGGAACGGCAGCCGGGCCCCCGGCCCCGGAGGGATAA
- a CDS encoding histidine kinase has protein sequence MDGGEAQAGARAGGSPSSGVRVGSWAAFARLWRSGLSFLLHTTVPLPRPSRWAWTADASLALLLAACTVGAALAQDVSAVLQLPSAVVTPGPGGGPVVPVPPPPPLPSPAYPGQDLGGVDTWQLLLAALTALPLLVRRRYPLTAFWAVIVTTMVLNQRLGAGDTTVYTFLTCLVAAYSAAVHSPYRLRALTSLVAGAALIAAFVEENFPYVTPAVIPFLVLLGVGLGANAIHTWKQRVHALQEQQEAATRLAVEHERSRIARELHDVVTHNVSVMVIQAGAARKVMDVAPDRAREALLAVEAGGRTAMTELRHVMGLLTMTEDDQTATAGVGAGGGAGPSGHEAGPTGFGAGPTGRARPAGRARPAGSWSGPGAAGSWAGPAVDTELAPQPGLDQLPALTSRVRASGVPVELTVTGTPSPLSPGAGLAAYRVVQEALTNTVKHAAGARVRVTVDHTPTEVRLEVTDTGGTRTSAAASGTGRGLLGLRERLAVHGGTLRTGPRPTGGYRVQAVIPLDDAPTENRPAGASPAAGPRPVDPTAAYPTAVGTTAVDTMAVGTTAVSTTAVDLAAVGPTDTDPTDRNPSLEDPPVEDSSTTNPPAVDRPVGPPPAADRPAGPPPTADPPTADRPAEPPPTADPPTADRPAEPPPTPDRRAVSPPAVSPPVAAPPDGPPVARAQAAEIPPAADLPSDPTATATGNPPPGHAS, from the coding sequence ATGGACGGCGGGGAGGCGCAGGCGGGGGCGCGGGCGGGCGGGTCGCCGTCGAGCGGGGTTCGGGTGGGGTCGTGGGCGGCGTTCGCACGGCTCTGGCGGAGCGGCCTGTCGTTCCTCCTGCACACCACGGTCCCGCTGCCCCGCCCCTCCCGCTGGGCGTGGACGGCCGACGCGTCCCTCGCCCTTCTCCTGGCCGCCTGCACGGTGGGGGCCGCGCTGGCGCAGGACGTGAGCGCGGTCCTGCAGCTGCCGAGCGCGGTGGTGACGCCGGGTCCGGGAGGCGGACCGGTGGTGCCGGTGCCGCCGCCCCCACCCCTGCCGAGCCCCGCGTACCCGGGGCAGGACCTCGGCGGGGTCGACACCTGGCAGCTGCTCCTGGCCGCCCTGACCGCGCTGCCGCTCCTCGTACGCCGCCGCTACCCGCTGACCGCGTTCTGGGCGGTGATCGTCACGACGATGGTGCTCAACCAGCGCCTGGGCGCGGGCGACACGACCGTGTACACGTTCCTGACGTGCCTGGTCGCCGCGTACAGCGCCGCCGTCCACAGCCCGTACCGGCTGCGCGCGCTCACCAGCCTGGTGGCGGGTGCCGCCCTGATCGCGGCCTTCGTCGAGGAGAACTTCCCGTACGTCACCCCGGCCGTGATCCCGTTCCTCGTGCTGCTCGGCGTGGGACTCGGCGCCAACGCGATCCACACCTGGAAGCAGCGCGTGCACGCCCTCCAGGAGCAGCAGGAAGCGGCGACGCGTCTCGCGGTCGAGCACGAACGCTCGCGTATCGCCCGCGAGTTGCACGATGTGGTCACCCACAATGTGAGCGTGATGGTGATCCAGGCGGGCGCGGCACGCAAGGTGATGGACGTCGCCCCCGACCGGGCCCGCGAGGCCCTTCTGGCCGTAGAGGCGGGCGGTCGTACGGCGATGACCGAACTGCGCCATGTGATGGGCCTGTTGACCATGACCGAAGACGATCAGACCGCGACCGCCGGGGTGGGCGCGGGTGGTGGGGCGGGGCCGAGCGGTCATGAGGCGGGGCCTACCGGTTTCGGGGCCGGGCCGACAGGTCGGGCGAGGCCGGCAGGTCGGGCGAGGCCGGCAGGTTCCTGGAGTGGGCCCGGGGCGGCTGGTTCCTGGGCGGGGCCGGCCGTCGACACGGAGTTGGCCCCGCAGCCGGGCCTGGACCAGCTCCCGGCCCTCACCTCCCGTGTCCGCGCCTCCGGCGTCCCGGTCGAGCTGACCGTCACCGGCACACCGTCCCCGCTGTCCCCGGGCGCCGGTCTGGCCGCGTACCGCGTCGTCCAGGAGGCCCTGACGAACACCGTCAAGCACGCCGCGGGCGCCCGGGTACGGGTCACTGTCGACCACACGCCCACCGAGGTCCGCCTGGAGGTCACGGACACCGGCGGCACCCGCACCTCCGCCGCCGCGTCCGGCACTGGCCGGGGCCTGCTCGGCCTGCGCGAGCGTCTCGCCGTCCACGGCGGCACCCTCCGCACGGGCCCCCGCCCGACCGGCGGCTACCGCGTACAGGCGGTCATACCGCTCGACGACGCCCCCACCGAGAACCGGCCCGCCGGGGCCTCACCGGCAGCGGGCCCGCGCCCAGTGGACCCAACCGCCGCGTACCCAACGGCCGTAGGCACAACGGCTGTAGACACAATGGCTGTAGGCACAACGGCCGTAAGCACAACGGCCGTAGACCTTGCAGCCGTAGGCCCAACGGACACAGACCCAACCGACAGGAACCCGTCCCTTGAGGACCCACCCGTCGAAGACTCATCAACCACGAACCCACCCGCCGTGGACCGACCGGTCGGGCCCCCACCTGCCGCAGACCGACCGGCCGGGCCCCCACCCACCGCAGACCCACCCACCGCAGACCGGCCGGCCGAGCCCCCACCCACCGCAGACCCACCCACCGCAGACCGACCGGCCGAGCCCCCACCCACCCCCGACCGACGCGCAGTGAGCCCGCCCGCAGTCAGCCCACCCGTGGCCGCCCCACCCGACGGCCCCCCAGTCGCCCGGGCCCAAGCCGCAGAAATTCCACCCGCTGCGGACCTGCCCAGCGACCCCACGGCCACGGCCACCGGCAACCCACCCCCCGGGCACGCCTCATGA
- a CDS encoding ABC transporter ATP-binding protein yields MATTTTPSNAAPGTSAAPVIDIREVSRAYGGEGPPALDGVSLCVRAGEAVSVIGPSGSGKSTLLNLIAGLDRPSSGSVTVDGVRVDRLGEAGSARYRRAKVGMVFQFFNLLDDLTVADNVLLPAQLAGMARAEARRRAAGLLEYLRIDRHADAYPGRLSGGERQRVAVARALMNRPALLLADEPTGALDTASGNDVRALLTELNADGQTIVLVTHDLRLAESCARRTVELVDGRVVRDVVRDGERGGITDGLEGIVEGGSGTAAVRR; encoded by the coding sequence GTGGCCACGACCACGACCCCGTCCAACGCCGCGCCCGGCACCTCCGCCGCGCCCGTCATCGACATCCGTGAGGTGAGCAGGGCGTACGGCGGTGAAGGGCCGCCGGCGCTCGACGGGGTCTCGCTGTGCGTGCGGGCCGGGGAGGCGGTGAGCGTCATCGGGCCGTCGGGGAGCGGCAAGTCGACGTTGCTCAATCTGATCGCCGGGCTGGACCGGCCGAGTTCGGGGAGCGTCACCGTCGACGGGGTACGGGTGGACCGGCTGGGCGAGGCCGGGTCGGCGCGGTACCGGCGGGCCAAGGTCGGCATGGTCTTCCAGTTCTTCAATCTGCTGGACGACCTGACCGTCGCCGACAACGTGCTGCTCCCCGCCCAGCTGGCCGGCATGGCCAGGGCCGAGGCGCGTCGGCGTGCCGCGGGCCTGCTGGAGTACCTCCGCATCGACCGGCACGCCGACGCGTATCCCGGCCGGCTGTCCGGCGGTGAACGGCAACGGGTCGCCGTGGCCCGCGCGTTGATGAACCGCCCGGCCCTCCTGCTGGCCGACGAGCCCACGGGCGCGCTCGACACCGCGTCCGGCAACGACGTCCGGGCCCTCCTCACCGAACTCAACGCGGACGGCCAGACGATCGTCCTCGTCACCCACGACCTGCGCCTCGCCGAGTCCTGCGCCCGCCGGACGGTGGAGCTGGTCGACGGGCGGGTCGTGCGCGATGTGGTCCGGGACGGCGAGCGGGGCGGCATCACAGACGGCCTGGAGGGCATCGTGGAGGGCGGCTCCGGCACGGCGGCGGTGCGGCGGTGA